AAGGCGTTCATGGAGGACACATTGAGGATTACGCCCGACCGGTTCAACGCCATTTTTCGCGTGAACACCTGGGTCGGGAGCAGCGTCCCCAGGACGTTCAGGTTGAACACAAATTCGACGCCCTTGGGGTCCAGATCGTAGAACGTGGTGACGTCCCGGTGCTCATTCATCAAGTCGTCCGGGTTGAGATACTCCATGGAGGTCGTCCCTTTCGGATGGTTTCCTCCCGCTCCGTTAATAAGGATGGAGACCGGCCCCAGCCGCGCCTCCACCGCCGCATTGGCCGCCTCTAGGCTCGCCTTGTCCAGCACATTGCAGGCGACGGCCATCGCCCGGCCGCCCGCCGCCGTGATGGCGTCGGCAACCCGCTGCGCGGCCTCCAGCTTGAGGTCGGCGACCGCGACCGCCGCGCCGCACTGGGCCAACGCATGAGCCATCACGCCGCACAGGACACCGCCGCCGCCCGTGACCACCGCCACCTTGTCCTTCAAATCCACGTGAAAGGGAATCTTCATCATCGCGCCGTCTCCTTTTGGGGACTCAGCGGGCACTCACGGTGACCGCCCGCCAGCCGCAGAGAACATACCAAACTCTGCCGCCTTTGCCTAGCGTCTCTTTCCTCCTGTCTTTTTCCCGTTCGCCTTGCTTCTGCGCGTTTTCCAATCGCCCTCAACCGGCGCTGCGTCCCGGCGCGACCGGCAGCATCGGGATGTCGGCATCGAACGGTTCGCGTTCGAAGGCGGCGTTGATGATGTGCTGCAGCAGTTCGGGATAGGAGATGCCGGCGGCGGCCGCCGAGCGCGCCAGGGCGACATCCGCATCGAGGCAGGGGTTGCAGTTCACCTCCAGCACATAGGGGGCGCCGCTC
The genomic region above belongs to Lentisphaerota bacterium and contains:
- a CDS encoding SDR family oxidoreductase is translated as MKIPFHVDLKDKVAVVTGGGGVLCGVMAHALAQCGAAVAVADLKLEAAQRVADAITAAGGRAMAVACNVLDKASLEAANAAVEARLGPVSILINGAGGNHPKGTTSMEYLNPDDLMNEHRDVTTFYDLDPKGVEFVFNLNVLGTLLPTQVFTRKMALNRSGVILNVSSMNAFRPLTKIPAYSGAKAAVSNLTQWLAVHMAKAGIRVNALAPGFFLTDQNRALLTNPDGSLTARSEKILAHSPMGRLGEPGDLLGALLWLISDHAAGFVTGVVVPIDGGFSAYSGV